A single region of the Cyanobacteria bacterium FACHB-DQ100 genome encodes:
- the psbQ gene encoding photosystem II protein PsbQ: MAKYRSILALVFCTIMAIVMVGCSSPTAVKPTYTPEKIAEIQSYAKDLSELSDRLPELQNLIQQEDFIFARNFIHGPLGEIRVIMSRVAGSLLPNEQKPARELAKQIANDLVEIDQASASNNYKEAIRYYGETVKDLEALTKLIPQG, encoded by the coding sequence ATGGCAAAGTATCGTTCTATTCTGGCACTTGTTTTTTGCACGATCATGGCGATCGTCATGGTGGGCTGTAGCAGTCCGACAGCAGTTAAGCCAACTTACACTCCGGAGAAGATTGCAGAGATTCAGAGCTATGCAAAAGATTTGAGCGAGTTGAGCGATCGCTTACCTGAATTACAAAATCTGATTCAGCAAGAGGATTTCATCTTTGCGCGGAACTTTATTCATGGGCCCTTGGGTGAGATCCGCGTGATTATGAGCCGAGTTGCGGGCAGTTTGTTGCCGAATGAGCAGAAGCCAGCCCGCGAGCTGGCAAAACAGATTGCAAACGATTTGGTGGAGATCGATCAAGCCTCGGCATCGAATAACTATAAGGAAGCGATTCGCTACTATGGGGAAACGGTGAAGGATTTAGAAGCGCTCACCAAGTTGATTCCACAAGGTTAA